From a region of the Nyctibius grandis isolate bNycGra1 chromosome 10, bNycGra1.pri, whole genome shotgun sequence genome:
- the LOC137667899 gene encoding tripartite motif-containing protein 10-like isoform X20 — protein sequence MMESGKLTEEFESDTELDNLTAELGERDRKISKLTSDLGECDAKIKERDRKITKLAAEARRLTAQLGDRDKRLRKLTAELAKCDSTIRIFTVELGEQNTKIGELTADVRDCNRKLRQHAAELEERDVQIRANEAEIRRLTELLEERDSEVRKQDAVISKLREELEELKDQEGAESSEELEESDLERGERDKKIEEITEELAERSARIGELTTELGERDTKIDELSAEIEKRDRKIDELTAELEEYKAKVRKCIEEHRKDEEKMANVTLDPETAHPRLILSEDQKSVRWEYLLQESPDGPERFDADPCVLGCEAFTSGRHCWVVDLEEGQYCAVGVSKESLRRKGHVSFNPEEGIWAVQQWGFKNRALTSPPTLLNLPRVPRKIRISLDYEWGEVAFFDVDNGIPIFTFPPASFAGERVRPWFWVELGSLSLVR from the exons AAAGCGACACAGAACTGG acaaTCTGACCGCAGAACTTG gtGAACGTGATAGAAAAATCA gcaAGCTTACGTCAGACCTGG gtgAATGCGATGCCAAAATCA aggaACGTGATAGAAAAATTA CCAAGCTCGCAGCAGAAGCAC GCAGACTCACAGCGCAGCTTG GGGATCGAGACAAGCGGCTTC GGAAACTCACTGCAGAACTTG caaaatgcGACTCAACGATTC gaATATTTACGGTGGAGTTGG GAGAGCAGAACACAAAAATAG gtGAACTCACTGCAGACGTCA gggactgcaacagaaaacttc GGCAACACGCGGCAGAACTGG AGGAGCGGGACGTGCAAATCC GGGCCAACGAAGCGGAGATCA GGCGCCTCACCGAGCTGCTGG aggaGCGGGATTCTGAAGTTC gaaaacagGATGCCGTCATTA gCAAGCTGAGGGAGGAGCTTG aggAATTAAAGGATCAGGAAGGTG CTGAATCTTCTGAGGAGCTTg aggaGAGTGACCTAGAAAGGG GGGAACGTGATAAAAAAATAG aGGAAATCACTGAAGAGCTTG cGGAACGGAGCGCACGGATCG GTGAACTCACCACAGAGCTGG gaGAACGTGACACCAAAATTG aCGAACTATCTGCAGAAATCG aAAAACGTGATAGAAAAATTG atGAACTCACTGCAGAGCTTG AGGAATACAAAGCCAAAGTGC gaaaatgcATTGAAGAGCACA ggaaagatgaggaaaaaatgg CAAACGTGACGCTGGACCCGGAGACAGCCCACCCCCGCCTCATCCTCTCCGAGGATCAGAAGAGCGTGAGGTGGGAATACCTGCTGCAGGAGTCTCCTGACGGCCCCGAGCGCTTCGACGCTGATCCTTGCGTGTTGGGTTGCGAAGCCTTCACCTCCGGGAGACACTGTTGGGTGGTGGATCTAGAAGAAGGCCAGTACTGCGCCGTTGGGGTCAGCAAAGAGTCCCTGCGGAGGAAGGGACACGTTAGCTTTAATCCTGAGGAAGGGATCTGGGCGGTGCAGCAATGGGGGTTCAAGAACCGCGCCCTCACTTCTCCTCCGACCCTCCTCAACCTGCCCCGCGTCCCCAGAAAGATCCGGATCTCTCTAGACTACGAATGGGGAGAGGTGGCTTTTTTTGACGTCGACAACGGAATACCCATCTTCACTTTTCCACCGGCTTCCTTCGCCGGGGAGAGGGTCCGGCCGTGGTTCTGGGTGGAGCTGGGCTCCCTCTCTCTGGTCCGATGA
- the LOC137667899 gene encoding tripartite motif-containing protein 10-like isoform X1: MMESGKRNADPEEWDAKIRKLTEEFEESDTELEECDTENAELTAEIDNLTAELGERDRKISKLTSDLGECDAKIKERDRKITKLAAEARRLTAQLGDRDKRLRKLTAELAKCDSTIRIFTVELGEQNTKIGELTADVRDCNRKLRQHAAELEERDVQIRANEAEIRRLTELLEERDSEVRKQDAVISKLREELEELKDQEGAESSEELEESDLERGERDKKIEEITEELAERSARIGELTTELGERDTKIDELSAEIEKRDRKIDELTAELEEYKAKVRKCIEEHRKDEEKMANVTLDPETAHPRLILSEDQKSVRWEYLLQESPDGPERFDADPCVLGCEAFTSGRHCWVVDLEEGQYCAVGVSKESLRRKGHVSFNPEEGIWAVQQWGFKNRALTSPPTLLNLPRVPRKIRISLDYEWGEVAFFDVDNGIPIFTFPPASFAGERVRPWFWVELGSLSLVR, encoded by the exons aaGAAAGCGACACAGAACTGG AGGAATGTGACACAGAAAATG cTGAACTTACAGCAGAGATTG acaaTCTGACCGCAGAACTTG gtGAACGTGATAGAAAAATCA gcaAGCTTACGTCAGACCTGG gtgAATGCGATGCCAAAATCA aggaACGTGATAGAAAAATTA CCAAGCTCGCAGCAGAAGCAC GCAGACTCACAGCGCAGCTTG GGGATCGAGACAAGCGGCTTC GGAAACTCACTGCAGAACTTG caaaatgcGACTCAACGATTC gaATATTTACGGTGGAGTTGG GAGAGCAGAACACAAAAATAG gtGAACTCACTGCAGACGTCA gggactgcaacagaaaacttc GGCAACACGCGGCAGAACTGG AGGAGCGGGACGTGCAAATCC GGGCCAACGAAGCGGAGATCA GGCGCCTCACCGAGCTGCTGG aggaGCGGGATTCTGAAGTTC gaaaacagGATGCCGTCATTA gCAAGCTGAGGGAGGAGCTTG aggAATTAAAGGATCAGGAAGGTG CTGAATCTTCTGAGGAGCTTg aggaGAGTGACCTAGAAAGGG GGGAACGTGATAAAAAAATAG aGGAAATCACTGAAGAGCTTG cGGAACGGAGCGCACGGATCG GTGAACTCACCACAGAGCTGG gaGAACGTGACACCAAAATTG aCGAACTATCTGCAGAAATCG aAAAACGTGATAGAAAAATTG atGAACTCACTGCAGAGCTTG AGGAATACAAAGCCAAAGTGC gaaaatgcATTGAAGAGCACA ggaaagatgaggaaaaaatgg CAAACGTGACGCTGGACCCGGAGACAGCCCACCCCCGCCTCATCCTCTCCGAGGATCAGAAGAGCGTGAGGTGGGAATACCTGCTGCAGGAGTCTCCTGACGGCCCCGAGCGCTTCGACGCTGATCCTTGCGTGTTGGGTTGCGAAGCCTTCACCTCCGGGAGACACTGTTGGGTGGTGGATCTAGAAGAAGGCCAGTACTGCGCCGTTGGGGTCAGCAAAGAGTCCCTGCGGAGGAAGGGACACGTTAGCTTTAATCCTGAGGAAGGGATCTGGGCGGTGCAGCAATGGGGGTTCAAGAACCGCGCCCTCACTTCTCCTCCGACCCTCCTCAACCTGCCCCGCGTCCCCAGAAAGATCCGGATCTCTCTAGACTACGAATGGGGAGAGGTGGCTTTTTTTGACGTCGACAACGGAATACCCATCTTCACTTTTCCACCGGCTTCCTTCGCCGGGGAGAGGGTCCGGCCGTGGTTCTGGGTGGAGCTGGGCTCCCTCTCTCTGGTCCGATGA
- the LOC137667899 gene encoding tripartite motif-containing protein 10-like isoform X22 — MMESGKRNADPEEWDAKIRKLTEEFEESDTELEECDTENAELTAEIDNLTAELGERDRKISKLTSDLGECDAKIKERDRKITKLAAEARRLTAQLGDRDKRLRKLTAELAKCDSTIRIFTVELGEQNTKIGELTADVRDCNRKLRQHAAELEERDVQIRANEAEIRRLTELLEERDSEVRKQDAVISKLREELEELKDQEGGELTTELGERDTKIDELSAEIEKRDRKIDELTAELEEYKAKVRKCIEEHRKDEEKMANVTLDPETAHPRLILSEDQKSVRWEYLLQESPDGPERFDADPCVLGCEAFTSGRHCWVVDLEEGQYCAVGVSKESLRRKGHVSFNPEEGIWAVQQWGFKNRALTSPPTLLNLPRVPRKIRISLDYEWGEVAFFDVDNGIPIFTFPPASFAGERVRPWFWVELGSLSLVR, encoded by the exons aaGAAAGCGACACAGAACTGG AGGAATGTGACACAGAAAATG cTGAACTTACAGCAGAGATTG acaaTCTGACCGCAGAACTTG gtGAACGTGATAGAAAAATCA gcaAGCTTACGTCAGACCTGG gtgAATGCGATGCCAAAATCA aggaACGTGATAGAAAAATTA CCAAGCTCGCAGCAGAAGCAC GCAGACTCACAGCGCAGCTTG GGGATCGAGACAAGCGGCTTC GGAAACTCACTGCAGAACTTG caaaatgcGACTCAACGATTC gaATATTTACGGTGGAGTTGG GAGAGCAGAACACAAAAATAG gtGAACTCACTGCAGACGTCA gggactgcaacagaaaacttc GGCAACACGCGGCAGAACTGG AGGAGCGGGACGTGCAAATCC GGGCCAACGAAGCGGAGATCA GGCGCCTCACCGAGCTGCTGG aggaGCGGGATTCTGAAGTTC gaaaacagGATGCCGTCATTA gCAAGCTGAGGGAGGAGCTTG aggAATTAAAGGATCAGGAAGGTG GTGAACTCACCACAGAGCTGG gaGAACGTGACACCAAAATTG aCGAACTATCTGCAGAAATCG aAAAACGTGATAGAAAAATTG atGAACTCACTGCAGAGCTTG AGGAATACAAAGCCAAAGTGC gaaaatgcATTGAAGAGCACA ggaaagatgaggaaaaaatgg CAAACGTGACGCTGGACCCGGAGACAGCCCACCCCCGCCTCATCCTCTCCGAGGATCAGAAGAGCGTGAGGTGGGAATACCTGCTGCAGGAGTCTCCTGACGGCCCCGAGCGCTTCGACGCTGATCCTTGCGTGTTGGGTTGCGAAGCCTTCACCTCCGGGAGACACTGTTGGGTGGTGGATCTAGAAGAAGGCCAGTACTGCGCCGTTGGGGTCAGCAAAGAGTCCCTGCGGAGGAAGGGACACGTTAGCTTTAATCCTGAGGAAGGGATCTGGGCGGTGCAGCAATGGGGGTTCAAGAACCGCGCCCTCACTTCTCCTCCGACCCTCCTCAACCTGCCCCGCGTCCCCAGAAAGATCCGGATCTCTCTAGACTACGAATGGGGAGAGGTGGCTTTTTTTGACGTCGACAACGGAATACCCATCTTCACTTTTCCACCGGCTTCCTTCGCCGGGGAGAGGGTCCGGCCGTGGTTCTGGGTGGAGCTGGGCTCCCTCTCTCTGGTCCGATGA
- the LOC137667899 gene encoding tripartite motif-containing protein 10-like isoform X12 — translation MMESEEWDAKIRKLTEEFEESDTELAELTAEIDNLTAELGERDRKISKLTSDLGECDAKIKERDRKITKLAAEARRLTAQLGDRDKRLRKLTAELAKCDSTIRIFTVELGEQNTKIGELTADVRDCNRKLRQHAAELEERDVQIRANEAEIRRLTELLEERDSEVRKQDAVISKLREELEELKDQEGAESSEELEESDLERGERDKKIEEITEELAERSARIGELTTELGERDTKIDELSAEIEKRDRKIDELTAELEEYKAKVRKCIEEHRKDEEKMANVTLDPETAHPRLILSEDQKSVRWEYLLQESPDGPERFDADPCVLGCEAFTSGRHCWVVDLEEGQYCAVGVSKESLRRKGHVSFNPEEGIWAVQQWGFKNRALTSPPTLLNLPRVPRKIRISLDYEWGEVAFFDVDNGIPIFTFPPASFAGERVRPWFWVELGSLSLVR, via the exons aaGAAAGCGACACAGAACTGG cTGAACTTACAGCAGAGATTG acaaTCTGACCGCAGAACTTG gtGAACGTGATAGAAAAATCA gcaAGCTTACGTCAGACCTGG gtgAATGCGATGCCAAAATCA aggaACGTGATAGAAAAATTA CCAAGCTCGCAGCAGAAGCAC GCAGACTCACAGCGCAGCTTG GGGATCGAGACAAGCGGCTTC GGAAACTCACTGCAGAACTTG caaaatgcGACTCAACGATTC gaATATTTACGGTGGAGTTGG GAGAGCAGAACACAAAAATAG gtGAACTCACTGCAGACGTCA gggactgcaacagaaaacttc GGCAACACGCGGCAGAACTGG AGGAGCGGGACGTGCAAATCC GGGCCAACGAAGCGGAGATCA GGCGCCTCACCGAGCTGCTGG aggaGCGGGATTCTGAAGTTC gaaaacagGATGCCGTCATTA gCAAGCTGAGGGAGGAGCTTG aggAATTAAAGGATCAGGAAGGTG CTGAATCTTCTGAGGAGCTTg aggaGAGTGACCTAGAAAGGG GGGAACGTGATAAAAAAATAG aGGAAATCACTGAAGAGCTTG cGGAACGGAGCGCACGGATCG GTGAACTCACCACAGAGCTGG gaGAACGTGACACCAAAATTG aCGAACTATCTGCAGAAATCG aAAAACGTGATAGAAAAATTG atGAACTCACTGCAGAGCTTG AGGAATACAAAGCCAAAGTGC gaaaatgcATTGAAGAGCACA ggaaagatgaggaaaaaatgg CAAACGTGACGCTGGACCCGGAGACAGCCCACCCCCGCCTCATCCTCTCCGAGGATCAGAAGAGCGTGAGGTGGGAATACCTGCTGCAGGAGTCTCCTGACGGCCCCGAGCGCTTCGACGCTGATCCTTGCGTGTTGGGTTGCGAAGCCTTCACCTCCGGGAGACACTGTTGGGTGGTGGATCTAGAAGAAGGCCAGTACTGCGCCGTTGGGGTCAGCAAAGAGTCCCTGCGGAGGAAGGGACACGTTAGCTTTAATCCTGAGGAAGGGATCTGGGCGGTGCAGCAATGGGGGTTCAAGAACCGCGCCCTCACTTCTCCTCCGACCCTCCTCAACCTGCCCCGCGTCCCCAGAAAGATCCGGATCTCTCTAGACTACGAATGGGGAGAGGTGGCTTTTTTTGACGTCGACAACGGAATACCCATCTTCACTTTTCCACCGGCTTCCTTCGCCGGGGAGAGGGTCCGGCCGTGGTTCTGGGTGGAGCTGGGCTCCCTCTCTCTGGTCCGATGA
- the LOC137667899 gene encoding tripartite motif-containing protein 10-like isoform X23 — MMESDNLTAELGERDRKISKLTSDLGECDAKIKERDRKITKLAAEARRLTAQLGDRDKRLRKLTAELAKCDSTIRIFTVELGEQNTKIGELTADVRDCNRKLRQHAAELEERDVQIRANEAEIRRLTELLEERDSEVRKQDAVISKLREELEELKDQEGAESSEELEESDLERGERDKKIEEITEELAERSARIGELTTELGERDTKIDELSAEIEKRDRKIDELTAELEEYKAKVRKCIEEHRKDEEKMANVTLDPETAHPRLILSEDQKSVRWEYLLQESPDGPERFDADPCVLGCEAFTSGRHCWVVDLEEGQYCAVGVSKESLRRKGHVSFNPEEGIWAVQQWGFKNRALTSPPTLLNLPRVPRKIRISLDYEWGEVAFFDVDNGIPIFTFPPASFAGERVRPWFWVELGSLSLVR; from the exons acaaTCTGACCGCAGAACTTG gtGAACGTGATAGAAAAATCA gcaAGCTTACGTCAGACCTGG gtgAATGCGATGCCAAAATCA aggaACGTGATAGAAAAATTA CCAAGCTCGCAGCAGAAGCAC GCAGACTCACAGCGCAGCTTG GGGATCGAGACAAGCGGCTTC GGAAACTCACTGCAGAACTTG caaaatgcGACTCAACGATTC gaATATTTACGGTGGAGTTGG GAGAGCAGAACACAAAAATAG gtGAACTCACTGCAGACGTCA gggactgcaacagaaaacttc GGCAACACGCGGCAGAACTGG AGGAGCGGGACGTGCAAATCC GGGCCAACGAAGCGGAGATCA GGCGCCTCACCGAGCTGCTGG aggaGCGGGATTCTGAAGTTC gaaaacagGATGCCGTCATTA gCAAGCTGAGGGAGGAGCTTG aggAATTAAAGGATCAGGAAGGTG CTGAATCTTCTGAGGAGCTTg aggaGAGTGACCTAGAAAGGG GGGAACGTGATAAAAAAATAG aGGAAATCACTGAAGAGCTTG cGGAACGGAGCGCACGGATCG GTGAACTCACCACAGAGCTGG gaGAACGTGACACCAAAATTG aCGAACTATCTGCAGAAATCG aAAAACGTGATAGAAAAATTG atGAACTCACTGCAGAGCTTG AGGAATACAAAGCCAAAGTGC gaaaatgcATTGAAGAGCACA ggaaagatgaggaaaaaatgg CAAACGTGACGCTGGACCCGGAGACAGCCCACCCCCGCCTCATCCTCTCCGAGGATCAGAAGAGCGTGAGGTGGGAATACCTGCTGCAGGAGTCTCCTGACGGCCCCGAGCGCTTCGACGCTGATCCTTGCGTGTTGGGTTGCGAAGCCTTCACCTCCGGGAGACACTGTTGGGTGGTGGATCTAGAAGAAGGCCAGTACTGCGCCGTTGGGGTCAGCAAAGAGTCCCTGCGGAGGAAGGGACACGTTAGCTTTAATCCTGAGGAAGGGATCTGGGCGGTGCAGCAATGGGGGTTCAAGAACCGCGCCCTCACTTCTCCTCCGACCCTCCTCAACCTGCCCCGCGTCCCCAGAAAGATCCGGATCTCTCTAGACTACGAATGGGGAGAGGTGGCTTTTTTTGACGTCGACAACGGAATACCCATCTTCACTTTTCCACCGGCTTCCTTCGCCGGGGAGAGGGTCCGGCCGTGGTTCTGGGTGGAGCTGGGCTCCCTCTCTCTGGTCCGATGA
- the LOC137667899 gene encoding tripartite motif-containing protein 10-like isoform X11, which yields MMESGKRNADPGKLTEEFESDTELEECDTENAELTAEIDNLTAELGERDRKISKLTSDLGECDAKIKERDRKITKLAAEARRLTAQLGDRDKRLRKLTAELAKCDSTIRIFTVELGEQNTKIGELTADVRDCNRKLRQHAAELEERDVQIRANEAEIRRLTELLEERDSEVRKQDAVISKLREELEELKDQEGAESSEELEESDLERGERDKKIEEITEELAERSARIGELTTELGERDTKIDELSAEIEKRDRKIDELTAELEEYKAKVRKCIEEHRKDEEKMANVTLDPETAHPRLILSEDQKSVRWEYLLQESPDGPERFDADPCVLGCEAFTSGRHCWVVDLEEGQYCAVGVSKESLRRKGHVSFNPEEGIWAVQQWGFKNRALTSPPTLLNLPRVPRKIRISLDYEWGEVAFFDVDNGIPIFTFPPASFAGERVRPWFWVELGSLSLVR from the exons AAAGCGACACAGAACTGG AGGAATGTGACACAGAAAATG cTGAACTTACAGCAGAGATTG acaaTCTGACCGCAGAACTTG gtGAACGTGATAGAAAAATCA gcaAGCTTACGTCAGACCTGG gtgAATGCGATGCCAAAATCA aggaACGTGATAGAAAAATTA CCAAGCTCGCAGCAGAAGCAC GCAGACTCACAGCGCAGCTTG GGGATCGAGACAAGCGGCTTC GGAAACTCACTGCAGAACTTG caaaatgcGACTCAACGATTC gaATATTTACGGTGGAGTTGG GAGAGCAGAACACAAAAATAG gtGAACTCACTGCAGACGTCA gggactgcaacagaaaacttc GGCAACACGCGGCAGAACTGG AGGAGCGGGACGTGCAAATCC GGGCCAACGAAGCGGAGATCA GGCGCCTCACCGAGCTGCTGG aggaGCGGGATTCTGAAGTTC gaaaacagGATGCCGTCATTA gCAAGCTGAGGGAGGAGCTTG aggAATTAAAGGATCAGGAAGGTG CTGAATCTTCTGAGGAGCTTg aggaGAGTGACCTAGAAAGGG GGGAACGTGATAAAAAAATAG aGGAAATCACTGAAGAGCTTG cGGAACGGAGCGCACGGATCG GTGAACTCACCACAGAGCTGG gaGAACGTGACACCAAAATTG aCGAACTATCTGCAGAAATCG aAAAACGTGATAGAAAAATTG atGAACTCACTGCAGAGCTTG AGGAATACAAAGCCAAAGTGC gaaaatgcATTGAAGAGCACA ggaaagatgaggaaaaaatgg CAAACGTGACGCTGGACCCGGAGACAGCCCACCCCCGCCTCATCCTCTCCGAGGATCAGAAGAGCGTGAGGTGGGAATACCTGCTGCAGGAGTCTCCTGACGGCCCCGAGCGCTTCGACGCTGATCCTTGCGTGTTGGGTTGCGAAGCCTTCACCTCCGGGAGACACTGTTGGGTGGTGGATCTAGAAGAAGGCCAGTACTGCGCCGTTGGGGTCAGCAAAGAGTCCCTGCGGAGGAAGGGACACGTTAGCTTTAATCCTGAGGAAGGGATCTGGGCGGTGCAGCAATGGGGGTTCAAGAACCGCGCCCTCACTTCTCCTCCGACCCTCCTCAACCTGCCCCGCGTCCCCAGAAAGATCCGGATCTCTCTAGACTACGAATGGGGAGAGGTGGCTTTTTTTGACGTCGACAACGGAATACCCATCTTCACTTTTCCACCGGCTTCCTTCGCCGGGGAGAGGGTCCGGCCGTGGTTCTGGGTGGAGCTGGGCTCCCTCTCTCTGGTCCGATGA
- the LOC137667899 gene encoding tripartite motif-containing protein 10-like isoform X2 — protein MMESGKRNADPEEWDAKIRKLTEEFESDTELEECDTENAELTAEIDNLTAELGERDRKISKLTSDLGECDAKIKERDRKITKLAAEARRLTAQLGDRDKRLRKLTAELAKCDSTIRIFTVELGEQNTKIGELTADVRDCNRKLRQHAAELEERDVQIRANEAEIRRLTELLEERDSEVRKQDAVISKLREELEELKDQEGAESSEELEESDLERGERDKKIEEITEELAERSARIGELTTELGERDTKIDELSAEIEKRDRKIDELTAELEEYKAKVRKCIEEHRKDEEKMANVTLDPETAHPRLILSEDQKSVRWEYLLQESPDGPERFDADPCVLGCEAFTSGRHCWVVDLEEGQYCAVGVSKESLRRKGHVSFNPEEGIWAVQQWGFKNRALTSPPTLLNLPRVPRKIRISLDYEWGEVAFFDVDNGIPIFTFPPASFAGERVRPWFWVELGSLSLVR, from the exons AAAGCGACACAGAACTGG AGGAATGTGACACAGAAAATG cTGAACTTACAGCAGAGATTG acaaTCTGACCGCAGAACTTG gtGAACGTGATAGAAAAATCA gcaAGCTTACGTCAGACCTGG gtgAATGCGATGCCAAAATCA aggaACGTGATAGAAAAATTA CCAAGCTCGCAGCAGAAGCAC GCAGACTCACAGCGCAGCTTG GGGATCGAGACAAGCGGCTTC GGAAACTCACTGCAGAACTTG caaaatgcGACTCAACGATTC gaATATTTACGGTGGAGTTGG GAGAGCAGAACACAAAAATAG gtGAACTCACTGCAGACGTCA gggactgcaacagaaaacttc GGCAACACGCGGCAGAACTGG AGGAGCGGGACGTGCAAATCC GGGCCAACGAAGCGGAGATCA GGCGCCTCACCGAGCTGCTGG aggaGCGGGATTCTGAAGTTC gaaaacagGATGCCGTCATTA gCAAGCTGAGGGAGGAGCTTG aggAATTAAAGGATCAGGAAGGTG CTGAATCTTCTGAGGAGCTTg aggaGAGTGACCTAGAAAGGG GGGAACGTGATAAAAAAATAG aGGAAATCACTGAAGAGCTTG cGGAACGGAGCGCACGGATCG GTGAACTCACCACAGAGCTGG gaGAACGTGACACCAAAATTG aCGAACTATCTGCAGAAATCG aAAAACGTGATAGAAAAATTG atGAACTCACTGCAGAGCTTG AGGAATACAAAGCCAAAGTGC gaaaatgcATTGAAGAGCACA ggaaagatgaggaaaaaatgg CAAACGTGACGCTGGACCCGGAGACAGCCCACCCCCGCCTCATCCTCTCCGAGGATCAGAAGAGCGTGAGGTGGGAATACCTGCTGCAGGAGTCTCCTGACGGCCCCGAGCGCTTCGACGCTGATCCTTGCGTGTTGGGTTGCGAAGCCTTCACCTCCGGGAGACACTGTTGGGTGGTGGATCTAGAAGAAGGCCAGTACTGCGCCGTTGGGGTCAGCAAAGAGTCCCTGCGGAGGAAGGGACACGTTAGCTTTAATCCTGAGGAAGGGATCTGGGCGGTGCAGCAATGGGGGTTCAAGAACCGCGCCCTCACTTCTCCTCCGACCCTCCTCAACCTGCCCCGCGTCCCCAGAAAGATCCGGATCTCTCTAGACTACGAATGGGGAGAGGTGGCTTTTTTTGACGTCGACAACGGAATACCCATCTTCACTTTTCCACCGGCTTCCTTCGCCGGGGAGAGGGTCCGGCCGTGGTTCTGGGTGGAGCTGGGCTCCCTCTCTCTGGTCCGATGA
- the LOC137667899 gene encoding tripartite motif-containing protein 10-like isoform X10, whose translation MMESEWDAKIRKLTEEFEESDTELEECDTENAELTAEIDNLTAELGERDRKISKLTSDLGECDAKIKERDRKITKLAAEARRLTAQLGDRDKRLRKLTAELAKCDSTIRIFTVELGEQNTKIGELTADVRDCNRKLRQHAAELEERDVQIRANEAEIRRLTELLEERDSEVRKQDAVISKLREELEELKDQEGAESSEELEESDLERGERDKKIEEITEELAERSARIGELTTELGERDTKIDELSAEIEKRDRKIDELTAELEEYKAKVRKCIEEHRKDEEKMANVTLDPETAHPRLILSEDQKSVRWEYLLQESPDGPERFDADPCVLGCEAFTSGRHCWVVDLEEGQYCAVGVSKESLRRKGHVSFNPEEGIWAVQQWGFKNRALTSPPTLLNLPRVPRKIRISLDYEWGEVAFFDVDNGIPIFTFPPASFAGERVRPWFWVELGSLSLVR comes from the exons aaGAAAGCGACACAGAACTGG AGGAATGTGACACAGAAAATG cTGAACTTACAGCAGAGATTG acaaTCTGACCGCAGAACTTG gtGAACGTGATAGAAAAATCA gcaAGCTTACGTCAGACCTGG gtgAATGCGATGCCAAAATCA aggaACGTGATAGAAAAATTA CCAAGCTCGCAGCAGAAGCAC GCAGACTCACAGCGCAGCTTG GGGATCGAGACAAGCGGCTTC GGAAACTCACTGCAGAACTTG caaaatgcGACTCAACGATTC gaATATTTACGGTGGAGTTGG GAGAGCAGAACACAAAAATAG gtGAACTCACTGCAGACGTCA gggactgcaacagaaaacttc GGCAACACGCGGCAGAACTGG AGGAGCGGGACGTGCAAATCC GGGCCAACGAAGCGGAGATCA GGCGCCTCACCGAGCTGCTGG aggaGCGGGATTCTGAAGTTC gaaaacagGATGCCGTCATTA gCAAGCTGAGGGAGGAGCTTG aggAATTAAAGGATCAGGAAGGTG CTGAATCTTCTGAGGAGCTTg aggaGAGTGACCTAGAAAGGG GGGAACGTGATAAAAAAATAG aGGAAATCACTGAAGAGCTTG cGGAACGGAGCGCACGGATCG GTGAACTCACCACAGAGCTGG gaGAACGTGACACCAAAATTG aCGAACTATCTGCAGAAATCG aAAAACGTGATAGAAAAATTG atGAACTCACTGCAGAGCTTG AGGAATACAAAGCCAAAGTGC gaaaatgcATTGAAGAGCACA ggaaagatgaggaaaaaatgg CAAACGTGACGCTGGACCCGGAGACAGCCCACCCCCGCCTCATCCTCTCCGAGGATCAGAAGAGCGTGAGGTGGGAATACCTGCTGCAGGAGTCTCCTGACGGCCCCGAGCGCTTCGACGCTGATCCTTGCGTGTTGGGTTGCGAAGCCTTCACCTCCGGGAGACACTGTTGGGTGGTGGATCTAGAAGAAGGCCAGTACTGCGCCGTTGGGGTCAGCAAAGAGTCCCTGCGGAGGAAGGGACACGTTAGCTTTAATCCTGAGGAAGGGATCTGGGCGGTGCAGCAATGGGGGTTCAAGAACCGCGCCCTCACTTCTCCTCCGACCCTCCTCAACCTGCCCCGCGTCCCCAGAAAGATCCGGATCTCTCTAGACTACGAATGGGGAGAGGTGGCTTTTTTTGACGTCGACAACGGAATACCCATCTTCACTTTTCCACCGGCTTCCTTCGCCGGGGAGAGGGTCCGGCCGTGGTTCTGGGTGGAGCTGGGCTCCCTCTCTCTGGTCCGATGA